From the genome of Triticum aestivum cultivar Chinese Spring chromosome 3B, IWGSC CS RefSeq v2.1, whole genome shotgun sequence, one region includes:
- the LOC123070037 gene encoding 50S ribosomal protein L25: MLLRRPLQTLTPPLLRRHFSASAAAVSAPDHNIDELLSPPFDYLPGHPRPDAKHDEVIFAVPRDSSGRHFAAKERKAGRVPAIVFEQENGQEGGNKRLVSVPSKQIRKLVDHLGRSFFLSRLFRLQVWSEHAGQGDLIESVRVLPRKVHLHAGTDEPLNVTFMRAPSSALLKIDVPLMYIGEDASPGLRKGAYFNTIKRTVKFLCPADIVPPYIEVDLSELDVGQKLLMRDLIVHPALKLLQSPDQPICSIIGSRAPDQKKEKSK, translated from the exons ATGCTCCTCCGGCGACCACTTCAGACGCTCACCCCCCCCCTCCTCCGCCGGCACTTCTCCGCCTCCGCCGCAGCGGTTTCCGCGCCAGATCACAACATCGACGAACTCCTATCGCCGCCGTTCGACTACCTCCCTGGTCACCCGCGGCCGGACGCGAAGCACGACGAGGTGATCTTCGCCGTCCCGAGGGACTCCTCTGGCCGGCACTTCGCGGCCAAGGAACGCAAGGCTGGGCGTGTGCCGGCCATCGTCTTCGAGCAGGAGAATGGCCAGGAGGGCGGCAACAAGCGCCTCGTCTCGGTGCCGTCCAAGCAGATCCGCAAGCTCGTCGACCACCTCGGACGGTCCTTCTTCCTCTCCCGCCTCTTCCGTCTCCAGGTTTGGTCCGAGCACGCCGGGCAGGGGGACCTCATCGAGAGCGTCCGCGTCCTGCCGCGCAAG GTGCACTTGCACGCAGGCACTGATGAACCTCTGAATGTGACATTCATGAGAGCACCTTCTTCGGCGCTGCTCAAAATAGATGTTCCTTTAATGTACATTGGAGAGGACGCCTCACCTGGCCTCAGGAAAG GAGCTTACTTCAACACCATAAAACGAACTGTCAAGTTTCTCTGCCCTGCTGACATAGTCCCACCATACATTGAAGTGGACCTAAGCGAGTTGGACGTCGGGCAGAAACTGCTGATGCGCGATCTGATAGTCCACCCGGCGCTGAAATTGCTTCAGTCGCCAGATCAACCCATCTGTAGCATTATAGGGTCAAGAGCCCCCGACCAGAAGAAAGAGAAATCAAAATAA